One Cryobacterium roopkundense genomic region harbors:
- the pdxT gene encoding pyridoxal 5'-phosphate synthase glutaminase subunit PdxT — translation MNQDSPVGVLALQGDFREHADVLRTLGARVELVRRPEELARVSGLVIPGGESSVMDKLARMFDLFDPLQAAVRAGLPVYGTCAGLIMLADTVLDGIVGQKSIGGLDISVRRNAFGSQNASFETDLQVPELGFAPVHAVFIRAPVVETVGPNARPLATLSDGRCVAVEQGNLLGTSFHPEITGEYRFHEYFLRKVRATAFRH, via the coding sequence ATGAACCAGGATTCACCGGTCGGCGTGCTCGCCCTGCAAGGCGATTTTCGCGAGCACGCCGACGTGTTGCGCACGCTCGGTGCCAGAGTCGAGCTCGTTCGTCGCCCCGAAGAGCTGGCCCGCGTGAGTGGGCTCGTCATTCCGGGCGGCGAGTCGAGCGTGATGGACAAACTTGCCCGAATGTTCGATCTCTTCGACCCGCTGCAAGCCGCTGTTCGCGCCGGCCTGCCGGTGTACGGCACGTGCGCCGGCCTCATCATGCTCGCGGACACTGTCCTCGACGGCATCGTGGGTCAGAAGAGCATCGGCGGACTGGACATCAGCGTGCGGCGGAACGCCTTCGGGTCACAGAACGCGTCATTCGAGACCGATCTGCAGGTTCCGGAACTCGGTTTCGCACCCGTGCACGCCGTCTTCATTCGCGCCCCCGTCGTCGAAACGGTCGGCCCGAACGCGCGACCCCTGGCCACACTCTCGGATGGTCGGTGTGTCGCCGTCGAACAGGGAAACCTTCTCGGCACCTCGTTCCACCCCGAGATCACCGGAGAATACCGCTTCCACGAATACTTTCTCCGAAAGGTTCGCGCCACAGCTTTTCGTCATTAG
- a CDS encoding RelA/SpoT family protein, whose amino-acid sequence MTETTTPSPASLRRLVPRIFSRAQPVGAVDTLIKTVRLHHPKVDLSIIERAYTTAERAHEGQTRRSGEPYITHPVAVAQILADLGIGTKTIAAALLHDTVEDTSYTLEELRGDFGDEIAMLVDGVTKLDKVKYGDSTQAETVRKMIVAMSKDIRVLIIKLADRLHNARTWGFVPAESAVRKATETLEIYAPLAHRLGIQTIKWELEDLSFAVLYPKLYAEIESLVRQRTPQREEFVQNVIDTINDDLKSARIRGKVAGRPKQYYSIYQKMVVRGRDFDEIYDLVGIRVLVNSVRDCYAVLGSIHARWTPLPGRFKDYIATPKFNLYQSLHTTVMGPSGRPVEIQIRTQEMHQRAEFGVAAHWKYKEQVNGKSSGVGPKSDTDMAWLAHISDWQAETADPGEFLDSLRYEIGAKEVYVFTPKGRVIGLPAGATPVDFAYAVHTEVGHRTMGSKVNGRLVPLESTLNTGDVVEVFTSKNPDSGPSKDWLNFVKSPRARNKIRQWFTKERRDEAIEQGRDAIARAMRKQNLPLQKLMNQDSFAEVAAVMKYEDVSALYAAVGEGHVSTQSVLEKVVSSVQTIEESDVSDFPVAPRGHTQAPRTSDSGVLVRGAPDILVKLARCCTPVPGDKIVGFVTRGAGVSVHQADCHNVQSLLKEPERMIDVEWAPTSKSLFLVHIQIEALDRSGLLSDVTRVLSEHHVNILSATVNTSSDRLALSRFVFEMGDTTHLDRVLNAVRRIDAVYDVYRVSDG is encoded by the coding sequence ATGACCGAGACGACGACCCCGTCCCCAGCGTCACTGCGCCGCCTTGTGCCCCGCATCTTCTCCCGTGCGCAGCCGGTCGGCGCCGTGGACACCCTGATCAAGACCGTGCGTCTCCACCATCCCAAGGTCGACCTGTCGATCATCGAACGGGCCTACACCACGGCGGAACGTGCACACGAGGGCCAGACACGCCGCAGCGGTGAGCCGTACATCACACATCCGGTCGCCGTGGCCCAAATTCTGGCGGACCTCGGGATCGGCACGAAGACGATTGCCGCCGCTCTGCTCCACGACACCGTCGAGGACACGTCGTACACGCTCGAGGAACTTCGAGGTGACTTCGGCGACGAGATCGCCATGCTCGTCGACGGTGTCACCAAGCTCGACAAGGTCAAGTACGGTGACTCGACCCAGGCGGAGACCGTTCGCAAGATGATCGTGGCAATGTCAAAAGACATCCGCGTTCTGATCATCAAGCTTGCAGACCGTCTGCACAACGCCCGCACGTGGGGGTTCGTTCCCGCTGAGTCTGCGGTCCGCAAGGCCACGGAAACACTGGAGATCTACGCTCCCCTCGCGCACCGTCTCGGCATACAGACCATCAAGTGGGAGTTGGAAGACCTCTCGTTCGCCGTGCTCTATCCCAAGCTCTACGCCGAGATTGAATCCTTGGTGCGTCAGCGCACCCCCCAGCGTGAAGAATTCGTTCAAAACGTCATAGACACCATCAATGACGATCTTAAATCCGCTCGAATCCGCGGCAAGGTTGCCGGCCGGCCGAAGCAGTACTACTCCATTTACCAAAAAATGGTGGTTCGCGGACGAGATTTCGACGAGATCTACGACCTGGTCGGCATTCGCGTCCTCGTTAACTCGGTGCGTGACTGCTACGCCGTGCTCGGGTCCATCCACGCGCGTTGGACACCCCTGCCGGGCCGTTTCAAGGACTACATCGCGACCCCCAAGTTCAACCTGTACCAGTCACTGCACACCACAGTCATGGGTCCCAGCGGACGACCCGTCGAGATCCAGATCCGTACCCAGGAAATGCACCAACGCGCCGAGTTCGGGGTGGCCGCGCACTGGAAATACAAGGAGCAGGTCAACGGCAAGAGCTCCGGCGTCGGGCCCAAGAGCGACACCGACATGGCATGGCTCGCCCACATTTCGGACTGGCAGGCCGAAACCGCCGACCCCGGGGAATTTCTGGATTCCTTGCGCTACGAAATCGGGGCCAAAGAGGTCTACGTCTTCACGCCCAAAGGGCGCGTCATCGGACTGCCCGCCGGGGCGACACCGGTTGACTTCGCCTACGCCGTGCACACCGAAGTCGGTCACCGAACCATGGGGTCGAAGGTGAACGGTCGGCTCGTGCCCCTCGAGAGCACGCTGAACACTGGAGACGTCGTCGAGGTCTTCACGTCCAAGAACCCGGACTCGGGACCCAGCAAGGACTGGCTCAACTTCGTCAAGAGCCCGCGCGCGCGCAACAAAATACGGCAGTGGTTCACGAAGGAGCGCCGAGACGAGGCGATCGAGCAGGGTCGCGATGCGATCGCACGTGCCATGCGCAAGCAGAATCTGCCACTGCAAAAGCTGATGAACCAGGATTCCTTCGCGGAAGTCGCCGCGGTCATGAAGTACGAAGACGTGTCTGCCCTGTACGCGGCGGTTGGCGAAGGGCACGTGTCGACACAGTCCGTGCTCGAAAAGGTCGTCTCAAGTGTTCAGACGATCGAGGAAAGCGACGTCAGCGACTTTCCTGTCGCCCCACGCGGTCACACGCAGGCCCCACGCACCAGCGACTCCGGTGTGCTGGTTCGTGGCGCTCCCGACATCCTTGTCAAGCTCGCTCGGTGCTGCACTCCGGTGCCCGGAGATAAGATCGTGGGTTTTGTGACGCGCGGAGCCGGCGTGTCAGTGCATCAGGCGGATTGCCACAACGTGCAGTCCCTGCTGAAAGAACCTGAACGCATGATCGACGTGGAGTGGGCCCCCACATCGAAGAGCCTCTTTCTCGTTCACATTCAAATCGAGGCTCTGGACCGTTCGGGACTGCTGTCAGACGTGACGCGCGTGTTGTCCGAACACCACGTCAACATTCTGTCTGCGACGGTGAACACGTCGAGTGACCGTTTGGCTTTGAGTCGGTTCGTGTTTGAAATGGGTGACACGACGCACCTCGACCGCGTTCTGAACGCCGTTCGCCGCATCGACGCCGTCTACGACGTGTAT
- the secF gene encoding protein translocase subunit SecF: MASFAKFGNDLYTGERSFNIVGRRKLWYTIAAVMILISVVGPFVRGGFVFGIEFTGGSEFVISEVSNQDQTVATDAIASIVPEAVPKVSTVGASEVRVQTDQLTSDDTRAVRAALATAYEVPETEVAASFIGPSWGADITGQALRALVVFLVLAGTVMAIYFRTWKMSAAAMVALLHDLVITAGIYGLIGFEITPAAVIGFLTILGYSLYDTVVVFDKIRENTSEDGPGSRRTFADSVNLAVNQTLVRSINTSVVAALPVASILFIGAFVLGAGTLRDISLALLIGILVGTYSTIFIAAPLYSQLRTREPATHKRDKKALAAKASAQSTSSQSASAGSESVTA; encoded by the coding sequence ATGGCTAGCTTCGCGAAATTCGGAAATGACCTCTACACGGGCGAACGCTCGTTCAACATCGTGGGGCGCCGCAAACTCTGGTACACGATTGCCGCCGTGATGATCCTCATTTCGGTCGTCGGGCCGTTCGTCCGGGGCGGTTTCGTCTTCGGTATCGAATTCACCGGTGGCAGCGAATTTGTGATCTCGGAGGTGAGCAACCAGGATCAGACCGTCGCAACGGATGCCATCGCGAGCATTGTTCCGGAGGCCGTGCCCAAGGTGTCCACAGTGGGAGCGAGCGAGGTTCGGGTGCAGACCGACCAGCTGACCAGCGATGATACCCGCGCCGTGCGAGCCGCCCTCGCCACTGCCTACGAGGTACCGGAGACAGAAGTCGCCGCATCCTTCATCGGCCCGTCCTGGGGCGCGGACATCACCGGGCAAGCCCTGCGTGCCCTCGTTGTCTTCCTCGTACTCGCCGGTACCGTGATGGCGATCTACTTCCGCACCTGGAAGATGTCCGCTGCGGCCATGGTGGCCCTGCTGCACGACCTGGTCATCACCGCCGGGATCTACGGACTCATTGGGTTCGAGATCACCCCGGCTGCCGTCATCGGTTTCCTGACCATCCTCGGCTACTCGCTGTACGACACCGTGGTGGTCTTTGACAAGATTCGCGAGAATACCAGCGAGGACGGTCCTGGCTCCCGGCGAACGTTCGCGGACTCCGTCAATCTGGCCGTGAACCAGACACTTGTCAGGTCGATCAACACCTCTGTCGTCGCGGCCTTGCCGGTGGCGTCGATCCTGTTCATTGGTGCGTTTGTGCTCGGAGCCGGAACCCTGCGGGACATTTCGCTCGCCCTGCTGATCGGTATCCTGGTGGGCACCTACTCGACCATCTTCATCGCGGCTCCGTTGTACTCCCAGTTGCGCACCCGGGAACCGGCAACGCACAAGCGCGACAAGAAGGCGTTGGCGGCCAAGGCGAGCGCTCAGTCAACTAGTTCCCAATCGGCCAGTGCCGGTTCGGAGTCGGTGACGGCGTAG
- the ruvC gene encoding crossover junction endodeoxyribonuclease RuvC produces the protein MAVRVLGIDPGLTRCGVGVVDVAGNRSATLVDVTVVRSPIDMPLEKRLLLLSEGIEDMLDRHRPEFVAIERVFAQNNVGTVMGTAQISGVALLLAARRGLPVTLHTPSEVKAAITGYGSADKKQVGTMVARILGLTEIPQPADAADALALAICHAWRTGIAGAVGAVSSAPAKIPAAASPAGPLTPAQKAWRAAERGTPVSVVPRSLKR, from the coding sequence ATGGCCGTTCGGGTGCTCGGGATCGACCCGGGCCTCACCCGGTGCGGCGTTGGTGTCGTTGACGTTGCCGGAAATCGCTCGGCGACGCTCGTCGACGTCACCGTGGTGCGCAGTCCGATCGACATGCCGCTCGAAAAGCGCCTGTTGCTGCTCAGCGAGGGCATCGAGGACATGCTCGATCGGCACAGGCCCGAGTTCGTCGCGATCGAGCGCGTTTTCGCGCAGAATAACGTGGGCACCGTCATGGGCACCGCCCAGATCAGTGGGGTAGCCCTGCTGCTGGCGGCTCGTCGTGGGCTCCCCGTCACCCTGCATACTCCCAGTGAGGTGAAGGCCGCGATCACCGGCTACGGATCGGCCGACAAGAAGCAGGTCGGCACGATGGTCGCCCGCATCCTCGGGCTCACCGAAATTCCCCAGCCAGCGGATGCCGCGGACGCCCTCGCCCTGGCAATTTGCCATGCCTGGCGCACCGGCATCGCCGGTGCCGTGGGCGCCGTCTCGAGCGCTCCCGCGAAGATCCCCGCGGCCGCGTCGCCCGCGGGGCCCCTCACTCCGGCACAAAAGGCATGGCGCGCCGCGGAGCGGGGCACGCCCGTGTCTGTCGTGCCCCGTAGTCTTAAGCGGTGA
- the pdxS gene encoding pyridoxal 5'-phosphate synthase lyase subunit PdxS, translating to MTENTSAEKFGSSRVKRGLAEMLKGGVIMDVVTAAQARIAEDAGAVAVMALERVPADIRSQGGVARMSDPDLIDSIIAEVNIPVMAKARIGHFVEAQILEALDVDYIDESEVLSPADYKNHIDKWNFTTPFVCGATNLGEALRRITEGAAMIRSKGEAGTGDVSEATKHIRTIKGEIARLSSMGKDELYVAAKELQAPYELVAEIAATGKLPVVLFTAGGVATPADAAMMMQLGADGVFVGSGIFKSGNPEQRAAAIVKAVAFYDDAKVIAQVSRGLGEAMVGINVSDLAAPHRLSERGW from the coding sequence ATGACTGAAAACACCTCCGCCGAAAAGTTCGGCTCGAGCCGCGTCAAGCGCGGACTCGCCGAAATGCTCAAGGGCGGCGTCATTATGGACGTCGTCACCGCTGCCCAGGCTCGCATCGCGGAAGACGCCGGCGCCGTCGCCGTCATGGCCCTCGAGCGCGTACCCGCCGACATCCGCTCGCAGGGAGGCGTCGCCCGAATGAGCGACCCTGACCTGATCGACAGCATCATCGCCGAGGTCAACATCCCGGTGATGGCAAAGGCACGCATCGGACACTTCGTCGAAGCCCAGATTCTCGAGGCCCTCGACGTGGACTACATCGACGAGTCAGAGGTACTGAGTCCGGCCGACTACAAGAACCACATTGACAAGTGGAACTTCACCACGCCGTTCGTGTGTGGCGCGACCAACCTCGGGGAGGCGCTTCGACGGATCACCGAGGGTGCCGCGATGATTCGCTCCAAGGGCGAGGCCGGTACCGGTGACGTATCAGAGGCGACCAAGCACATCCGCACGATCAAGGGGGAAATCGCACGGCTGTCGTCCATGGGCAAGGACGAGCTGTACGTCGCCGCCAAGGAACTGCAGGCGCCCTACGAGCTCGTTGCCGAGATCGCGGCCACCGGCAAGCTCCCCGTCGTGCTGTTCACGGCCGGTGGAGTCGCGACTCCTGCCGATGCCGCAATGATGATGCAGCTCGGCGCCGACGGCGTGTTCGTGGGCTCCGGAATCTTCAAGTCCGGTAACCCTGAGCAGCGTGCCGCAGCGATCGTGAAGGCCGTCGCGTTCTATGACGATGCCAAGGTCATCGCCCAGGTATCGCGCGGACTCGGCGAAGCGATGGTGGGAATCAACGTGTCTGACCTCGCCGCGCCGCACCGTCTCTCCGAGCGTGGCTGGTAG
- a CDS encoding DUF1697 domain-containing protein: protein MTKYVALLRGINVNGITIAMTDLADLFRELGFSEVKTILASGNVLFRTGTEPVDPKDLAADIAERKALIEAALHERFDYDAYIVLVEAESLDRIIRAYPFDAERDGWHPYVMFASEPAALTELAGHARELDAADERIELGHGVLYWEVRKAVGVKSHFSKKSGKPKYRDTTTTRNLHTLSKLIHADSNA from the coding sequence ATGACGAAGTATGTAGCGCTCCTACGGGGTATCAATGTCAATGGCATCACGATTGCCATGACAGATCTGGCGGACCTTTTTCGCGAGCTGGGGTTCTCCGAGGTGAAGACGATTCTCGCAAGCGGCAACGTGCTGTTTCGAACCGGAACCGAACCCGTGGACCCGAAGGACCTCGCCGCAGATATCGCCGAGCGCAAGGCTCTGATCGAGGCTGCGCTGCACGAACGATTCGACTACGACGCGTACATCGTTCTCGTCGAGGCTGAAAGTCTCGACCGCATCATTCGCGCCTACCCGTTCGACGCTGAACGCGACGGCTGGCACCCCTACGTGATGTTCGCGTCCGAGCCCGCGGCGCTCACCGAACTCGCCGGCCACGCCCGTGAACTCGACGCCGCAGACGAACGAATCGAACTGGGGCACGGCGTGCTCTATTGGGAGGTTCGCAAGGCCGTGGGCGTGAAGAGTCACTTCAGCAAGAAGAGCGGAAAACCGAAGTACCGCGATACCACCACGACTCGCAACCTGCACACCCTCAGCAAACTCATTCACGCCGACAGCAACGCCTGA
- the ruvB gene encoding Holliday junction branch migration DNA helicase RuvB — protein sequence MTTDPGVELTKPTLESETELAFEGALRPASLGEFVGQHKVRGQLQLMLTAATMQNRTPDHILLAGPPGLGKTTLAMIIAYEGNRPLRMSSGPAIQHAGDLAAVLSSLIPGEVLFIDEIHRMARSAEEMLYLAMEDFRIDIMVGKGAGATSVPLELAPFTLVGATTRSGLLPNPLRDRFGFTAHLEFYADSELEQVLARAAKLINLDIGPRALAEIAGRCRGTPRVANRLLRRVRDYALVHGGGADLAAVHAALELYDVDEIGLDRLDREVMKIILTRFGGGPVGLNTLSVSVGEESETIEAVVEPFLVRIGFLTRTPRGRVATAEAWRHFGLRNPQVDLTLDDL from the coding sequence ATGACGACAGATCCGGGCGTTGAGCTCACCAAACCCACACTGGAAAGTGAGACTGAACTCGCCTTCGAGGGCGCCCTCCGCCCGGCGAGCCTCGGCGAGTTCGTTGGCCAGCACAAGGTGCGCGGGCAACTTCAGCTCATGCTGACCGCCGCCACCATGCAGAACCGCACGCCAGACCACATTCTGCTTGCTGGACCTCCCGGACTGGGCAAGACCACGCTTGCCATGATCATCGCCTACGAGGGCAATCGTCCGCTGCGAATGTCCAGCGGGCCGGCCATCCAGCACGCCGGGGATCTAGCCGCCGTACTATCCTCCCTCATCCCGGGCGAGGTGCTTTTTATCGACGAGATCCATCGCATGGCTCGCTCTGCCGAGGAGATGCTGTACCTGGCGATGGAAGACTTCCGAATCGACATCATGGTGGGCAAGGGAGCTGGGGCCACATCCGTGCCGCTCGAGCTGGCGCCGTTCACGCTTGTGGGCGCGACCACTCGTTCCGGTTTGCTGCCAAACCCGCTGCGTGACCGTTTCGGATTCACCGCCCACCTAGAGTTTTATGCCGATAGCGAACTTGAGCAGGTACTCGCGAGAGCCGCGAAGCTGATCAACCTCGACATCGGACCCCGCGCTCTAGCCGAGATCGCCGGACGGTGCCGGGGTACCCCGCGCGTCGCCAATCGCCTGCTGCGACGTGTGAGGGACTACGCCCTCGTGCACGGCGGCGGGGCCGATCTAGCAGCCGTGCATGCGGCTCTCGAGCTGTATGACGTCGATGAAATCGGGCTCGATCGCCTCGACCGTGAGGTCATGAAGATTATTCTCACGCGGTTTGGGGGAGGCCCGGTGGGCCTGAATACACTGTCGGTCTCGGTGGGTGAAGAATCCGAGACCATCGAAGCTGTCGTCGAGCCCTTCCTCGTGCGGATAGGCTTCCTCACGCGCACTCCGAGAGGGAGAGTGGCCACTGCCGAGGCGTGGCGTCACTTCGGCTTGAGGAATCCTCAGGTTGACCTCACGCTGGATGACCTATAA
- the secD gene encoding protein translocase subunit SecD, which yields MAKSSPSKKAWRSLTWLGVLIVGLIAFNAVGVFNGSGSWAPKLALDLEGGTQIILEPQVAEGETVTQEQLDQAVSIIRQRIDSAGVSESEINTQGGQNIVVSIPGTPDDATINRIESSAKLEFRPVIVAGAPTTAAIGADGTATPVPEATIDPNLSTTPEVAPTDGSDLNNVTPALQAQYEAFDCAKIDTNNVAPTDQPLITCEADGSAKYILGPVEVDGANISDATNGQEVGQSGTPTGQWVVNIEFNGRGADEFLGVSSRLIALQPPQNQFAAVLDGQVITAPRVQGVTDKPQITGNFDQESSKALADQLKFGALPISFTVQSQDTISATLGSTQLVNGLIAGLIGLILVVMYSLAQYRLLGLVTVASLVVAGVITYLLITILSWREGYRLSLAGVAGLIVAIGITADSFIVYFERVRDELRDGRGLESSVEAGWKRAFRTIVASDVVNFLAAAVLFVLAVGNVRGFALTLGLTTIVDLLVVSLFTHPMLQLIAKTRFFNEGHTLSGLDPRALGAVYRGRARFVPSVAVPGTKSSASSKEAAKRQTIAERKASELVGSSTESSNDGKDS from the coding sequence GTGGCTAAGTCGTCCCCGTCCAAGAAGGCCTGGCGTTCCCTCACCTGGCTTGGCGTGCTGATTGTCGGCCTCATTGCCTTCAACGCCGTCGGTGTTTTCAACGGCAGCGGCTCTTGGGCCCCGAAGCTTGCCCTCGACCTCGAGGGCGGCACGCAGATCATCCTCGAGCCCCAGGTCGCAGAGGGGGAGACTGTCACCCAAGAACAGCTCGACCAGGCGGTGTCCATCATCCGCCAGCGCATCGACTCGGCCGGCGTCTCCGAATCTGAGATCAACACACAGGGTGGCCAGAACATCGTCGTGTCGATCCCGGGCACGCCCGACGACGCGACGATCAACCGCATTGAGTCATCCGCGAAACTCGAATTCCGGCCCGTCATAGTTGCCGGGGCACCGACGACAGCAGCCATCGGCGCGGACGGCACGGCCACGCCAGTGCCCGAAGCCACGATCGATCCCAATCTCTCCACCACGCCTGAGGTCGCACCGACGGACGGCAGTGACCTCAACAACGTCACACCGGCGCTCCAGGCCCAGTACGAGGCCTTCGACTGCGCCAAGATCGACACGAACAACGTGGCACCCACAGACCAGCCCCTCATCACCTGCGAGGCCGACGGCTCTGCCAAATACATCCTCGGTCCCGTCGAAGTCGACGGCGCCAACATCTCCGACGCGACGAACGGCCAGGAAGTCGGTCAGAGCGGAACTCCAACGGGCCAATGGGTCGTGAACATTGAGTTCAATGGACGCGGAGCCGACGAATTCCTCGGCGTCTCCAGCCGACTGATCGCTCTCCAGCCCCCGCAAAATCAGTTCGCTGCTGTTCTGGACGGTCAGGTCATCACGGCTCCACGCGTGCAGGGTGTGACCGACAAGCCCCAGATCACCGGAAACTTCGACCAGGAATCGTCCAAGGCACTCGCCGACCAGCTGAAGTTCGGCGCACTGCCGATCAGCTTCACCGTGCAGAGCCAGGACACGATCAGTGCGACTCTGGGTTCCACCCAGCTCGTCAACGGTCTGATCGCGGGTCTGATCGGCCTGATCCTCGTGGTGATGTACTCGCTTGCCCAATACCGTCTGCTCGGGCTGGTCACCGTCGCGTCGCTTGTCGTGGCCGGCGTGATCACCTATCTGCTCATCACGATCCTGTCGTGGCGTGAAGGCTACCGGCTGTCCCTTGCCGGTGTCGCCGGTTTGATCGTGGCCATCGGCATCACGGCGGACTCCTTCATCGTGTACTTCGAGCGCGTCAGGGATGAGCTGCGAGACGGCCGAGGACTCGAGTCATCCGTCGAGGCAGGCTGGAAGCGTGCCTTCCGAACTATCGTCGCCTCCGACGTCGTGAACTTCCTCGCCGCCGCAGTGCTGTTCGTGCTCGCCGTCGGCAACGTGCGAGGATTCGCGCTGACACTCGGTCTGACCACCATCGTGGACCTGCTCGTCGTGAGCCTGTTCACCCACCCGATGCTGCAGCTCATCGCCAAAACGCGCTTCTTCAACGAGGGACACACACTCAGCGGGCTCGACCCGCGGGCTCTGGGTGCCGTGTACCGCGGACGCGCCCGATTTGTGCCCTCCGTCGCCGTGCCGGGCACCAAATCCTCGGCCTCAAGTAAGGAAGCGGCCAAGAGACAGACCATTGCTGAGCGCAAGGCATCCGAGCTCGTGGGATCCTCGACTGAATCGTCGAACGATGGGAAGGACTCCTGA
- the ruvA gene encoding Holliday junction branch migration protein RuvA, whose translation MISSVRGLVLSAVGSTVVIEVGGVGLGVQVTPATALSLRLNDEARLLTVLIVREDSLTLYGFPTPEELSVFELLVGVTGVGPKSALGVLGVLTPNQIAQAVADDADGVFRKVSGIGPKTAKLIVLSLAGKLAVTATASASSRPTGSASVAASVQAALIGLGWSERVAAEAVEETLTELAVPADSASHTAEAAPLTVAVVLRLALGRLGPAQNPGHRS comes from the coding sequence GTGATCTCTTCTGTACGTGGCCTCGTCCTGTCCGCCGTCGGCTCGACGGTCGTGATCGAAGTCGGGGGAGTGGGCCTCGGCGTTCAGGTCACCCCGGCCACGGCACTGTCGCTGCGGTTGAACGACGAGGCGCGGCTGCTCACAGTGCTCATCGTGCGGGAAGACTCGCTAACCCTGTACGGTTTTCCCACGCCGGAAGAGCTTTCCGTCTTCGAACTCCTCGTCGGCGTCACCGGAGTCGGCCCGAAGTCAGCCCTCGGCGTGCTCGGCGTGCTCACCCCCAACCAGATCGCGCAAGCGGTGGCCGACGATGCCGATGGAGTGTTTCGCAAGGTCAGTGGTATCGGACCCAAGACGGCCAAGCTCATCGTTCTGAGTCTGGCGGGCAAGCTTGCCGTCACGGCCACGGCATCCGCTTCTTCGCGCCCGACGGGATCGGCATCCGTTGCCGCGAGCGTGCAGGCAGCACTCATTGGACTCGGATGGTCCGAACGCGTGGCGGCCGAGGCTGTGGAGGAAACACTCACGGAGTTGGCCGTTCCGGCTGACTCGGCTTCGCACACGGCAGAAGCGGCTCCCCTCACGGTGGCTGTCGTGCTTCGACTTGCCCTCGGTCGGCTCGGTCCGGCCCAGAATCCGGGACATCGCTCATGA
- a CDS encoding YebC/PmpR family DNA-binding transcriptional regulator yields the protein MSGHSKWATTKHQKAVTDSRRAKAFAKLIKNIEVAARMGGADLSGNPTLVDAIQKAKKTSVPNDNIDRAVKRGAGLSGEQVDYTTIMYEGYAAHGVAIMIECLTDNKNRAAAEVRTTMARNGGAMADPGSVAYNFHRKGVVVVKKAGGITEDDILLAVLDAGAEEVIDDGESFEVLSEAHDLVATRTALQTAGIDYESADIAFIPSLKVEVDAETARKVFRLIDAMEDLDDVQNIYSNYDLPANVQAELHADSE from the coding sequence ATGTCCGGGCATTCCAAATGGGCCACAACGAAGCACCAAAAGGCCGTCACCGACTCTCGCCGGGCCAAAGCCTTCGCGAAACTCATCAAGAACATCGAAGTGGCCGCGCGCATGGGTGGCGCAGACCTTTCTGGTAACCCCACCCTGGTCGACGCGATTCAGAAGGCGAAGAAGACTTCAGTTCCCAACGACAACATCGACCGCGCAGTCAAGCGCGGTGCCGGTCTGTCGGGCGAGCAGGTCGACTACACGACCATCATGTACGAGGGCTATGCGGCCCACGGTGTCGCTATCATGATCGAATGCCTCACCGACAACAAGAACCGCGCGGCCGCCGAAGTGCGCACGACCATGGCCCGCAACGGTGGTGCCATGGCCGATCCGGGCAGTGTGGCCTATAACTTCCACCGCAAGGGAGTTGTCGTGGTCAAGAAGGCCGGCGGAATTACCGAGGACGACATCCTCCTGGCCGTGCTCGATGCCGGGGCCGAGGAAGTCATCGACGACGGCGAATCCTTCGAGGTTCTCTCCGAGGCACACGACCTCGTCGCCACGCGCACGGCGCTGCAGACGGCGGGCATCGATTACGAGTCGGCGGACATCGCGTTCATCCCGTCGCTCAAGGTCGAAGTCGACGCCGAGACCGCCCGGAAGGTGTTTCGCCTCATCGACGCGATGGAGGACCTCGACGACGTGCAGAACATTTACAGCAACTACGATCTGCCCGCCAACGTTCAGGCCGAACTTCACGCCGACTCGGAGTAG
- a CDS encoding preprotein translocase subunit YajC, whose translation MLAVLAMLVFFMFRNGRKRKRDQEALQATMVAGADVMTNFGMYGTIVSIDEEENKVALLIAPGTIVNIHRQTIARVVEPVVPETAEDILQDSPSIESMGEPEFGQRVDGDDTDNQPKKGDA comes from the coding sequence ATGCTCGCGGTTTTGGCGATGCTCGTATTTTTCATGTTCCGTAACGGTCGCAAGCGCAAGCGTGATCAGGAAGCCCTGCAGGCCACCATGGTTGCCGGCGCAGACGTGATGACCAACTTCGGCATGTACGGCACCATTGTGTCGATAGACGAGGAAGAGAACAAGGTTGCGCTGCTGATCGCGCCCGGAACTATCGTCAACATCCACCGCCAGACAATCGCGCGTGTGGTTGAGCCGGTTGTGCCAGAGACGGCCGAGGACATCCTCCAGGACAGCCCCTCGATCGAGTCGATGGGCGAGCCCGAATTCGGGCAGCGCGTCGATGGCGACGACACTGACAACCAGCCCAAAAAGGGCGACGCGTAA